DNA from Polaribacter sp. NJDZ03:
AGTTGCAGAACCTGTGCTTGTTAATACTGCAGCATGCGTATGAGGAGGCATTTGAGTAACATTAAGAACATTATGTTCTGTACCGTCTTTTTCCCCTAATCTTCTAGGAGTTAACCCAGGACCATTTCCTAGGCCTACAGGAACTCTACTTCTTAAGTCTGGTAAACCAAAAGTAGTTCTACCATCTCCACCATAAGTGGTTCCTAAAATTGAAAATAAAGCTGTGTTTGAGTTAATTGCTAATAATTGTCCTTCACAAAAAGCCCATCCTCTTGGGGCAAAATCTCCTGCAAATATTTTAATAATTCCTATATATTCGTCCATGTTGTTAATTTTTATTAGTTAATAATAAGTTCTGGTATTCTAATACGAATCATTGTACCTTTTTTTGTGCTAAGGTGTACAGTTCCTATATGATCTATAATAGCAATTAACTCTCCTCCTCCTTCATATCTGTAATATGCTTCAGAGCTTTGGGTTCTTATTAGAACACCCCAAGTTTCTTTAGGTAAAGGGTAGCCTTCTAGTTTTTTATCTCCTAAATCAATAAAGTTAATTTCTCCCATACCAGGAACCATTAAAAACAGAGAGCCTCGTCTCTTTATTTCCCAGGTTTTGCCTTTTTTTACTGTCACTCCATTAGAAACGCCAAGGTCTGAGATGTAGTTATTTGTTACATTTAGTGTATACATAATAATTGGAATTTTGATTAAACATTTCTTCAAATGTAAGGGCAACATTTAGAGTATGTAAGAGGGGAAGTAACCAAAAAAAAATCCAAGTATAAATACTTGGATTTTTAATAATTGTAATGAAAGTAGATTCTTTAAATATTGAAATCGGGTGAAATTTCTATTAATTTTTTTTGAATACCGTAAATAACCAAACCTGCAACATTTTTAGAGTGTGTTTTTAAAAGGAGGTTGTTTCTATGACCTTCTACAGTTCTTGGGCTAATAAATAGTTTTTCTCCAATTTCTGCAGTGGTGTATTGCTCGCAAATTAATTCTAAAACATCTATTTCTCTTTTAGAAAGTAGTTTTTTGTCTAAGTCGCTTTTTATACGTTTTCCACTAGATGAGATAATATTTTCTTGAATAATTTTTAATACTTTATCATCATAATAAAACCCTTTTTTAAACACTTCATTTACTGTATGAATTACCATCTTAGGACTTGTATTTTTAAGTAGGTAAGAAGATGCGCCAACATCTATCATGTTGGTGATAAATGATTTTCCATCAAAACTAGTCAATGCAATTATTTTAATTTCTGGATGTGTTTGATGAATAATTTTAGTAGCCTCCACACCATTTAATTCTGGCATTTTTAGATCCATTAAAATAATATCGGGTTTCTCTTCTGAATAGGATATAAAATCTATTAATTTTTTACCGTTTTCTGCCTCATAAGTAATATTAAAATTAGTTTCTCTTTCTAATAAAAAACGAATTCCTTTTCTAAAAAGCTCTTCATCATCGGCAATTATAATATTAATTTTTTGCATATTCTGGGGGTTGTATTACAATTAAAATGTTAAATCCTTTACCTACTTCACTTCCAATATTATATTTTCCGTTTAATAAAGAAACCCTACTTTCTATATTTTTCATTCCAAGACCTTTTTTATTATTTTTATCATCAGAATTAAAACCGATGCCATTATCTGTATAGCTAAAAATTAGTCGATTGTCTTTTTGAGAAATATTTATAGTACTATTATTAGCTTTACCATGTCTTACAGAGTTATTAATTAATTCTTGAGTAATTCTAAATAAATGTAATTCGTTTTGTGGGTTTAAAAGTTTGTTGGTGTAATTTATATTGTATTTAATACTAATTTTTTTACTGTTATTAAAGGAGTCAGCTAGTTCTTCTACTGCGTCTTTAAAGCCAAATTCTTCTAGTATTGGTGGTAAAAGATTGTGTGCAATTTTACGAGCACTTTCTAAGGTTTTATCTGTAGCTTCTAAAATACCGTTGTTAACAGTTATGTACTCTTCTGGCGTTAAATCTCCATCTTTTAAAAGGTTTGCATTTAAGTTAATTACATTTAGTTTAGAGCTAATATCATCATGTAAATCTTGTGCAATGCGTTTGCGTTCCTCTTCTTGAGTTATAATAATAGACTGTATAATTTCTTTTTGATGGTTTACTTCTAGGTTTCTTTTCTCTAGTTCTTTATCCACTATTTTTTTTCTAGAGAAGAAGAAAAATAACAGGAATGCAACTCCCATTAGAAGAAGTAATAAAACACCTATTAAAACGATAACTATCACTTGGTTTTCTTTAGTAAGCAATTCTTCCATAAAGGGGTTTTGAAAAGTAAAACCAAAATTACGGAAAAATAAGTTTACGGTAAAAATAGTAGTTTATCTTAAGTTTTTAAGATGTTTATGGAAAAACAGGGGTTTATACTTGTTTTTTAAAATGGATAAAACTTGGTTTTTTTATCGGTTTTCTAAAGTTTTTGTACCATTCCACAAAAACCATAATCTGAAAAATAAGGTATAAAAAAGCATTAAACTGCCAGACATAAAATTTTAATTCTCTAGACCCTATGTTTCCTAACGTAAAAATAAGTGTGCTGCATAGGGTGTATACAAAGAAACCAGAGTTAAAGTAAATATATTTTTTGTCTATATTGTTGTCTATTTTTTTTACAAAAAAGAAAAAACTATAAACTAATAAAGGTATGGATGTAATTGCAATTTCTAAAACATTCCATTTTTTTAGTGTTTCTGGAAAGTTGTATAAATATGTAATAAAAGAGAATGCTATTAAGAAGGTTAAAAGCCTAATTAACTTTTTAAAGTTATATAAAGTAGAAAAGAAGAAACTTAAAAAAATAAACTGACCAATAAAGAAATAATGACTTAGAAAGAGGTTGTTTATTCTTAAGGAACTTAAAAAACTAGAATAAATTTGAACAAAAACGCATAGCATTAAATACATAATAAAGTATTTTAATGCTTTGTGTTTTTTATTATAACTTATAATAAATGCTAGGGTATTTATTATTAAAAAAAAGTACCCAGCATTTACAATAAAATCATCTAAACTCATAATAATCAGTTTAGTTTAAAGGGCTCTCATTATCGCATTTGTCTGGACAAGGAGATGTTAAATCATAAATATCACCACTATCTTTATCTAAATTTTTGCCATCTTTAGAAGAAATCATATCTTTTCCGTTAGCATCTACACCAACAATAATTAATTTTTCTTCAAAAACAATTTCTCCTTCTATTTTCTGTTTATGAACGCCTAAATAAGCCCTTACTGTTACGGCTCCTTCTGCAATAGCTTCTTTTAAATCTTCTAATGGAATGTTAAAAGCTCTACAGTCTTGGTGGGCATTATAAGTACCTTCCATTTTGCGCCATCTATTAGTCCATCTTTTAGCGGTTTGTAAAGAAATTGTATTTTTTTTAGTCATGTAATAGGTATTAGTTATTTATAAATAATGTTAGTTAGGCTTTAAAAGTATAGAAAAATATAGAAAGAGCAATCTTATTATATCATTTTAAATATAAAATACCTTTTTAGATTTTGTTTTTAGAAGTGATTTCTCATCACTATATCTTTAAAAAAAATACGTAATTTTGCGCGATGTCTACACCTTTAGAACTTCAAGTAAAAACCTTACCAAATGAACCCGGAGTTTATCAATATTTTGATAAGGAAGATGTAATTATCTATGTTGGTAAAGCCAAAAATCTAAAGAAAAGAGTTGCTTCTTATTTCAATAAAAACCATGAAAATGGTAAAACACGGGTATTAGTAAAAAAGATTGTTCGTATAAAACATATTGTAGTTAATACAGAAACGGATGCTTTATTATTAGAGAATAATTTAATTAAAAAATACAAGCCTCGTTACAATGTTTTATTGAAGGATGATAAATCTTACCCTTGGCTTTGTATAAAAAAAGAACGTTTTCCAAGAGTTTTTATGACGCGTAGAGTTATAAAAGATGG
Protein-coding regions in this window:
- a CDS encoding sensor histidine kinase, translating into MEELLTKENQVIVIVLIGVLLLLLMGVAFLLFFFFSRKKIVDKELEKRNLEVNHQKEIIQSIIITQEEERKRIAQDLHDDISSKLNVINLNANLLKDGDLTPEEYITVNNGILEATDKTLESARKIAHNLLPPILEEFGFKDAVEELADSFNNSKKISIKYNINYTNKLLNPQNELHLFRITQELINNSVRHGKANNSTINISQKDNRLIFSYTDNGIGFNSDDKNNKKGLGMKNIESRVSLLNGKYNIGSEVGKGFNILIVIQPPEYAKN
- a CDS encoding response regulator transcription factor is translated as MQKINIIIADDEELFRKGIRFLLERETNFNITYEAENGKKLIDFISYSEEKPDIILMDLKMPELNGVEATKIIHQTHPEIKIIALTSFDGKSFITNMIDVGASSYLLKNTSPKMVIHTVNEVFKKGFYYDDKVLKIIQENIISSSGKRIKSDLDKKLLSKREIDVLELICEQYTTAEIGEKLFISPRTVEGHRNNLLLKTHSKNVAGLVIYGIQKKLIEISPDFNI
- a CDS encoding phage tail protein, with protein sequence MDEYIGIIKIFAGDFAPRGWAFCEGQLLAINSNTALFSILGTTYGGDGRTTFGLPDLRSRVPVGLGNGPGLTPRRLGEKDGTEHNVLNVTQMPPHTHAAVLTSTGSATATIAIPAFDDTGDSPDPSNTAVLAKAENTAGTEMNLYTNSAADTTLKPFTAPITNISGEVTVGLTGAGQNINNMQPFLGLNYIICMQGIFPSRS